The Streptomyces sp. NBC_00102 genome segment GGGTGCCGGACCTCAGCGTTCCGCGCCTAACGTTCCTTTGTTCCATGTGAGTTCTGCAAGAAAGCCTGGAGGAGTGTCGTGAACCGAGAATCCCGTCTTCGCAATGGAGACCCCGTGACCACCGGACGGAACGCCGGCGGTACGGTCCGCTGGGACGAGCTCACCGCCCAGGTGGAGGGGACGGTGGTCCTGCCCTCCGACCAGGAGTACGCCTTCGCCAAGCAGGGAATTCTCGAGTACTTCGACTCCATATCCCCCCGGGCGGTCGTCTACTGCGCGTCGGCGGCGGACGTGAGCGCCACCGTCCGCTTCGCCCGCCGCCACCACCTTCCGGTCCGGCCCCGCAGCGGCGGTCACAACCTGGCGGGCTGGTCCACCGGCGAGGGCGTCGTCGTCGACCTGTCCCGCATGAACGGTGTGGTGGTCGGTCCCTCGACGGTACGCATCGGCCCGGGTGCGCAGTCGATCGACGCGCTGACCGAACTGGCCGCGCACGGCAAGCAGATCATCACCGGAACCTGCCCCACGGTGTGCGCGGGCGGCTACCTCTCAGGCGGCGGAATCGGCCTGCAGACCAGAAAGTTCGGCATCGGCAGCGACCGTGTGGTGGCGGCGCGGGTGGTACTGGCCGACGGGCGGGAGGTACGCGTCTCCGCCACCGAACACCCCGACCTTTTCTGGGCGGTACGCGGGGGAGGCGGCGGTGTTTTCGGCATCGTCGTCGAGTTCGAGGTGGAGCCGATCGACGCGCCCACGATGGTCTACTACAACACCATGTGGCCGTGGGAGAAGGCCCTCGAAGTGGTGACCGAATGGCAGGAGTGGTGTGCACGCGGCTCGGTCGACCTCGGGTCCGTCCTCAGCCTCCTGGTCCTCGACGGAGCGGCCGAGGACGAGCCGATGGTCCAGATCAACGGCGGCTACCACGGCGACGAGGCCGGCATCGCGACGGCCCTCGACGAACTCGCCGCCGCCGTCGGCGCCGAACCACTGCTCCGCACGGTCGAGGAACTCCCCTACGACCAGGCGATGAAGCACGTGTACGGCTGCGAGACGATCA includes the following:
- a CDS encoding FAD-binding oxidoreductase — translated: MTTGRNAGGTVRWDELTAQVEGTVVLPSDQEYAFAKQGILEYFDSISPRAVVYCASAADVSATVRFARRHHLPVRPRSGGHNLAGWSTGEGVVVDLSRMNGVVVGPSTVRIGPGAQSIDALTELAAHGKQIITGTCPTVCAGGYLSGGGIGLQTRKFGIGSDRVVAARVVLADGREVRVSATEHPDLFWAVRGGGGGVFGIVVEFEVEPIDAPTMVYYNTMWPWEKALEVVTEWQEWCARGSVDLGSVLSLLVLDGAAEDEPMVQINGGYHGDEAGIATALDELAAAVGAEPLLRTVEELPYDQAMKHVYGCETITVTACHREGTNPEAVLPRQPYMHERTRLLARPTGATAAKELLDAFSADLREGQGRNLYLMALGGVANEVGRTDTAYVHRDAEFFVAFATLLWTSSPSTEEEEAAEAWPTRGFEVVDPLSTGGTYLNFPNPDVDDWQAAYHGENYARLAEVKRSYDPDNFFKHPQSITG